In Sesamum indicum cultivar Zhongzhi No. 13 unplaced genomic scaffold, S_indicum_v1.0 scaffold00155, whole genome shotgun sequence, the DNA window TTTCACACCGTTTATGTTAAATAACCCAAATCCACAAAGGATTTCACGGCAATCCACGCGTATCCGTGAGCCGCGCTTCAACTCTATGATTCTCCCCCTGAAGAGCAGACTATTGATGAAACAGataattgcatatatatatatatatatatatacacatataaacacacacacattcaaAGGGGTGAATGAGAGTATACGAAGAGTGTGAATATCCAATCTATTTTTActatttccatttttttatttttctttcttgcttgtaaagaaaactaaaaagtCTTCGAGTTTATCTTATCTACTAGAATTATCATGTAGGTGAAGATACATAGTAAGTTACATGGAGTCGATTATTAAACTATTCTCTCCGTCGATCCACTTTCCCTCATCATGATCGCAATTTAGGTGAGGtgtaaaaaagataaaatgttACTATCTCATTAATATCATTTCTATAATGTAAATTACTTTCTCGAAATtgtatcaattataaattttttttaattaatattaatttgatatacgTCAAAGCGGTAAAATGGAACAAATCATGTTACAGCAGCGAGCTAAGATGCAATGGATAAAGGATGAGGATCAATGCTCACGAGTCTTCTTTTGCAAGATAGTTCAGCGATGTGCCACTCGGAGAATCttgcaaataaatgatgaacaCGGGACTACCTACTTAGAGCTAGGAGCGgttattaatgagtttgtctcCTTCTATCAGGCTCTATTAAGTGGAGAAAGACGAAGGCAGGTGATAGATATTCGGTATTTGAGGCCATGGGCTAGGCATGTCCTCAATGAGGAGGAAGGGCTTCAGCTCCTTACACTCGTCACTGTAGTTGACGTCAAACATGCAGTGTTTGACATTGTTGAAGATAAAGCACCTGGACCGGATGGGTTCTCATCAGATTTTTGTAAAGTTGTCTAGCCAATCATGGGTCCGGAGGTAACGAAGGCAATCTTGGAGTTCTTTACCACGAGAAAACTGATGAAGCAAATCAACACCACACTTCTGGCACTTATCCCTAAGGTATATGCCCCTATGATGGTCACAAATTTTCACCTTATTTTGTGTTGTAATATTttacacaaaattattgccaaACTTATTGTGCAAAAGTTGAGTAGGGTGTTGGATAAGTTGATTAGCCCTTGTCAGGCTGCCTTTATTCCTGGTCGTAGTATTGGAGACAATATACTGTTAGCACAAAAACTATTTACAGGCTACAATCAGGCGCGCctacctcctagatgtgcACTGAAAGTGGATATCCGAAAAGCTTATGACACGGTAGAATGGGACTTTCTATTTGCAGTGTTACACCTGTTTGGATTCCCAACTACGTTCATTAGGTGGATAGAGAAGTGTGTCACGACACCCTCGTTTTCTGTCAGGttgaatgggaaacctcatggtttctttaCGGGATCGAGATGGTTACGGCAGGGGGACCCTTTATCGCCATATCTTTTCGTTTTCATAATGGAGGTTCTGCATTTGATTCTTCTGCAGATGATTGATCGGAACATgcgtttttcttttcattgaaAATGTGAGCCTTCGCGATTATTTCAGCTTAGATCTGCAGATGATCTGTTGCTGCTCTGCAAAGCTGATATGAACTCTACAGGGGTCTTTAAGCAAGGGTTGGACCTATTCGCCTCCTGGTCAGGTCTCCGGCTTAATGTGCATAAGAGTCATCTTATCATCTCTTGATCTGCACAAGAGATACGGGGCATAAGATCtgcatttaccacatttggagggaacgaAATTTGAGACGCTTTAAGCATATGGAGCGACCACCGAATATCATAGCCACCATTATTGTGGAAGATATTAGATAGAGGATTAttagtgttaatttatctcgttctgttagttcatgtgcgttatatagattatggcgtatcccttgacctgtcgagggagaaaccaccagttgagagattatggcgtatcccttgacctgtcgagggagaaaccaccagttgagcactgttgtactgtacgatcttgttttataaatgaaacttacatttaccaaaaaaaaaatatatatattttttatatttaaaaaattataaatatattttacttttaatattcatCTAGTAATGAACTCttcattagattttcatttaatgttttaaataaaaatattcaaaaacgaaataataattctctctcaaaatttttgttacATTCTTTTTTGAATTCAAACTCGAATTCGATTTTcgtaattgattaataattgttattataacagaaaaattaagaCTGACacgtaaataaaatttgaattggtAAGTCATAATATTTGTAGTATGCATTATTAATGAGTTTGAATTAGAAATTATAACTGAAACGTGCAACTAATCTATGAAAGTTTTGTGGAGTTCATCTATCACTTCACTTTATTTACATCTCTGAAGAGCAAAGTTTGAATCTGGTGGAGTGAATGcaggaaagaaaataatgcaaCCCAACCACGAAAAACAACTGTTCAGAACACAGTATTTTTACCAACGGCGTTTG includes these proteins:
- the LOC105179418 gene encoding uncharacterized protein LOC105179418 translates to MEQIMLQQRAKMQWIKDEDQCSRVFFCKIVQRCATRRILQINDEHGTTYLELGAVINEFVSFYQALLSGERRRQVIDIRYLRPWARHVLNEEEGLQLLTLVTVVDVKHAVFDIVEDKAPGPDGFSSDFCYNQARLPPRCALKVDIRKAYDTVEWDFLFAVLHLFGFPTTFIRWIEKCVTTPSFSVRLNGKPHGFFTGSRWLRQGDPLSPYLFVFIMELRSADDLLLLCKADMNSTGVFKQGLDLFASWSGLRLNVHKSHLIIS